In Desulfomonile tiedjei DSM 6799, a genomic segment contains:
- a CDS encoding tyrosine-type recombinase/integrase translates to MGRKKIPGLVNRKGIWHIDKVIRGRRICESTGTGDLEEAEKYLARRREQIRQAEVYGVRPPRSFRQAMIKYMNETEKATLEKDAWNLKRIEPYIGGLPIENVHMGTLRPYIEDAKRKGLKHRTINMPLEVVRHILNLAAGEWLDENGLTWLRSAPKIRLLPRSDARDPYPLSWDEQQKLFAILPEHLRVMCSFAVNTGCRDSEVCGLRWEYEVEVPELNTSVFIIPGQRIKNRQDKVVILNKVAEEIIELVRPRHQEWVFTYDGHPLRTMNTTAWKAARKKVNLEHVRIHDLRHTFGRRLRAAGVSFEDRQDLLGHKSGRVTTHYSMPELRSLMAAANAVCVDQSRKSPALTILRKKIPLTVVSNVAG, encoded by the coding sequence ATGGGACGCAAAAAGATCCCTGGTCTCGTCAACAGGAAAGGGATATGGCACATCGACAAGGTTATCAGAGGAAGAAGAATTTGCGAAAGCACTGGAACGGGCGACCTCGAAGAAGCGGAAAAATATCTAGCCCGGAGACGGGAGCAAATCCGGCAAGCCGAGGTTTATGGAGTGCGGCCCCCCAGAAGTTTTCGACAGGCAATGATTAAGTACATGAATGAAACCGAGAAAGCCACTTTGGAAAAAGACGCCTGGAACCTCAAACGGATTGAACCATATATAGGGGGGCTCCCCATTGAAAACGTTCATATGGGGACTTTGAGACCCTATATCGAAGACGCCAAGCGCAAAGGCTTAAAGCATCGGACGATAAATATGCCCTTGGAAGTCGTGAGGCACATTCTGAATCTGGCTGCGGGTGAATGGCTTGACGAAAATGGGCTCACTTGGCTGAGATCGGCTCCCAAAATAAGATTGCTCCCGAGATCGGATGCAAGAGACCCGTATCCGTTGTCGTGGGATGAACAGCAAAAGCTGTTCGCTATCCTGCCTGAACATCTTCGGGTCATGTGCTCATTCGCAGTAAATACCGGATGCAGAGATTCGGAAGTGTGCGGTCTGCGGTGGGAGTATGAGGTCGAGGTCCCAGAACTGAATACCAGTGTTTTCATAATTCCTGGGCAGCGAATAAAGAATCGCCAGGATAAGGTCGTGATTTTGAACAAGGTAGCCGAAGAAATAATCGAGCTGGTGCGCCCCCGACATCAAGAATGGGTGTTCACGTATGACGGGCACCCCCTACGAACCATGAATACCACAGCCTGGAAAGCTGCACGGAAGAAAGTGAATTTAGAGCACGTGCGAATTCATGATCTTCGGCACACTTTTGGGCGAAGGCTTCGGGCGGCGGGGGTCAGTTTCGAGGATAGGCAGGATCTTCTCGGGCACAAATCGGGGCGGGTCACCACCCATTATTCAATGCCTGAGTTGAGGAGCTTGATGGCGGCTGCCAATGCGGTCTGCGTGGATCAGTCCCGCAAAAGTCCCGCACTGACTATCCTGAGAAAGAAAATCCCGCTAACCGTTGTGTCCAACGTTGCGGGATGA
- a CDS encoding ankyrin repeat domain-containing protein produces MRERFIRGRTSDCEQAFETIGKGAVGQMEKLLARGVSPDCRDDNGRTPLIVASERGNAALVGVMIRHKCDVNAVDNDGETALMKAAFGGYLTVAEVLVENGADLEMQNSDGSTALEIAQMRKHDALAALLSGQSAGSMTGVREEISTEPDDDSPSTDSPGGASLPVAAAMIPSSEPQPYVPDLDLEALPSVAESPYFRLQKESDTTTEDRKQEAEAQPKNGESESAVTEIAVSDDGPGVPPAAISVAETSETASTHTDVGSESSTDKSGNNREDEGTAPVKPNANPVVEAPKGNGNDQKASVENTRSNPIETTLAFVMGMVMPGVANPRLLYDLLSQGALERFRGRTIKEVAHDIQIIVPSAVSNILMFLGYYLLVVFFDKNPAKAFSRNPKKQTSLNELAQQKGMPFTRQRLSECVRCAALDMELRRTGLHLDSLTYYHYAEISKLPKLKDQIALAQLVELQRLTAGEVKERVGKQLGKISSEDKRIAKAVMRNVGDILRMLTDEETQDFLKDKERMKAAFEPTESTALLGNIRKLKKKIPVTEALFTDLEPSLLDLLREYTHQDKVVDVEVEEDSE; encoded by the coding sequence ATGAGAGAACGATTTATTAGAGGAAGAACGAGCGATTGCGAACAGGCCTTTGAAACGATTGGAAAGGGGGCTGTTGGCCAAATGGAAAAGCTGTTGGCCCGTGGCGTGTCCCCGGATTGCAGAGACGATAATGGCAGGACACCCCTCATTGTAGCCTCCGAAAGAGGAAACGCTGCATTAGTAGGAGTGATGATACGCCATAAATGCGATGTGAACGCTGTGGATAATGATGGGGAAACAGCTCTGATGAAAGCCGCATTCGGTGGTTACCTCACTGTAGCGGAAGTGCTGGTCGAAAACGGAGCCGATTTGGAAATGCAGAACAGTGACGGCTCCACTGCCTTGGAAATCGCCCAAATGAGGAAACACGATGCCTTGGCTGCTTTACTGTCGGGGCAGTCCGCCGGTTCAATGACCGGTGTCAGAGAAGAAATCTCGACGGAGCCGGATGATGACAGCCCGAGTACGGACAGCCCTGGCGGGGCTTCGCTTCCGGTAGCGGCTGCCATGATTCCTTCGTCAGAGCCCCAGCCGTATGTCCCGGATCTTGATTTGGAGGCGCTCCCTTCTGTAGCGGAATCACCATACTTTAGACTGCAGAAGGAGTCCGATACCACGACAGAAGATCGGAAACAGGAGGCCGAGGCACAGCCGAAAAATGGTGAATCCGAGTCCGCTGTGACAGAGATAGCGGTGTCGGATGATGGTCCTGGCGTCCCTCCTGCTGCAATCTCGGTAGCTGAGACTTCTGAAACTGCGTCCACTCACACGGATGTCGGTTCTGAGTCGAGCACTGACAAGAGTGGGAACAATCGGGAAGATGAAGGAACAGCGCCTGTAAAGCCAAATGCCAACCCTGTTGTAGAGGCTCCCAAGGGCAACGGGAATGATCAAAAAGCATCCGTAGAGAATACCCGCTCGAATCCCATCGAAACCACACTCGCCTTCGTAATGGGGATGGTCATGCCGGGAGTGGCCAATCCCCGGTTATTGTACGACCTGCTTTCGCAGGGCGCATTGGAACGATTTCGAGGGCGCACTATTAAGGAGGTGGCACACGATATCCAGATCATCGTCCCATCGGCCGTAAGTAATATCCTCATGTTCTTAGGGTACTATCTACTGGTGGTGTTCTTTGACAAAAATCCCGCCAAGGCCTTCTCCCGGAACCCCAAGAAGCAGACATCTTTGAACGAACTTGCCCAACAGAAGGGCATGCCGTTCACTCGACAGAGACTGTCTGAGTGCGTGCGATGTGCTGCTCTGGATATGGAGCTTAGAAGAACGGGGCTTCACCTGGACTCATTGACGTATTACCACTACGCTGAGATCTCCAAGTTACCAAAACTTAAGGACCAAATCGCCCTCGCACAACTTGTAGAATTGCAGCGTCTCACTGCCGGTGAAGTAAAGGAGAGAGTTGGGAAGCAACTCGGCAAGATTTCATCGGAGGACAAGCGAATCGCTAAAGCGGTAATGAGAAACGTGGGGGATATCCTCCGCATGTTGACGGATGAGGAAACCCAGGACTTTTTGAAAGACAAGGAACGGATGAAAGCAGCCTTTGAACCCACAGAAAGCACAGCCCTTCTTGGGAACATTCGTAAACTGAAGAAAAAAATCCCGGTGACGGAAGCCCTCTTCACGGATCTTGAGCCTAGTCTATTGGATTTATTGAGAGAATACACACACCAGGACAAAGTGGTGGATGTTGAGGTCGAAGAAGACTCCGAATAA
- a CDS encoding RecB family exonuclease — protein MRTAEEHDHLSFSQVSCYTNCSLKYRFHYIDCLEEEFTSSALLFGSGIHSGIQAYLQSVLEADPLRPDQILDVFKDEWRTSQKGKIRYSARDSEESLTSKAHDLFTLFVDGYDPHGEVIAVEEAFSIDLNEHLHESPCTLPPLVGSIDAIIKNGSTALIDFKTASRKPNGDVNAMQLVAYSLGATTLGYEPDELAYRYEYLIKTAKPELVNHPVAINDDDRRRFMKIVTRVWKAIQSSIFYPNPSYLCSSCGYHNHCKEW, from the coding sequence ATGAGAACCGCAGAAGAGCATGATCACCTGTCATTTTCGCAGGTCAGCTGCTACACGAATTGTTCGTTGAAATATCGCTTTCACTACATCGACTGCCTTGAAGAAGAATTCACCTCGTCCGCCCTGTTGTTCGGTTCGGGCATCCATTCGGGAATACAGGCATACCTCCAAAGCGTCTTGGAGGCAGATCCTCTGCGACCGGACCAGATCCTGGACGTATTCAAAGACGAGTGGAGAACCTCACAAAAAGGAAAGATCCGATACTCAGCCCGAGATTCCGAAGAATCGCTCACCAGCAAGGCACACGACCTGTTCACCCTGTTTGTGGATGGGTATGACCCTCACGGGGAAGTCATCGCAGTTGAAGAAGCGTTCAGCATAGATTTGAACGAGCATCTGCATGAGAGTCCTTGCACCTTGCCGCCATTGGTCGGGTCGATAGATGCGATCATCAAGAATGGATCGACAGCACTCATAGACTTCAAGACCGCTTCCCGCAAGCCCAATGGTGACGTGAATGCGATGCAACTGGTGGCCTACAGCCTCGGGGCAACCACTCTCGGGTATGAACCGGACGAGTTGGCATATCGTTATGAGTACCTGATAAAGACAGCGAAACCTGAGCTTGTGAACCATCCCGTGGCTATTAATGATGATGACCGGCGGAGATTTATGAAGATCGTCACGAGAGTCTGGAAAGCGATTCAGTCATCAATCTTCTACCCCAACCCGAGCTACCTATGCAGCTCTTGCGGGTATCATAATCACTGCAAAGAATGGTGA
- a CDS encoding helix-turn-helix domain-containing protein produces the protein MPNRSEIAKIFGEVLQELRRKRGLSQEEFGFECELHRTYISLLERGKRIPSLTTIIQLAIVLKVSPSEIVRQVEARLGWPATNIFD, from the coding sequence ATGCCGAACCGGTCTGAGATTGCTAAAATCTTTGGTGAAGTCCTTCAGGAACTCCGCCGCAAGCGTGGACTGTCTCAAGAGGAATTCGGCTTCGAGTGCGAACTGCACCGAACCTACATCAGCCTCCTAGAACGTGGGAAAAGGATTCCTTCCTTGACGACTATCATCCAACTTGCCATAGTCCTGAAAGTCTCTCCGTCGGAAATCGTTCGGCAGGTCGAGGCTCGGCTCGGTTGGCCAGCCACGAATATCTTCGACTGA
- a CDS encoding RNA polymerase sigma factor produces MRGENIGMRNGDRRDDMELVDSCLSGSEAAWTEFHGQYHLLIEAVVRRHSRSSTDDGREDLIQEVYKSLVEALAEYDGHSSSLRTYVSMVAKRTCIDCWRGTSTMSRTGTNEPVEHHDNTNPGHVALRCGDDPPDEQVAKAEFGQMVRTALSHISEGCQELLKLRFFSDLTYEEMADRLGKKVNSVNVHVLRCIAHLRGAYVQIESRRQRA; encoded by the coding sequence ATGAGAGGCGAAAATATCGGAATGCGGAACGGGGATCGTCGTGATGATATGGAACTGGTGGATAGCTGCCTTTCAGGATCAGAGGCGGCATGGACAGAATTTCATGGTCAGTACCATTTACTTATTGAAGCGGTCGTAAGGAGACATTCTCGCTCTTCCACAGACGACGGCCGAGAAGACTTGATCCAGGAAGTGTACAAAAGTCTTGTGGAAGCCCTGGCAGAATACGACGGACATTCAAGCTCGCTCAGAACATATGTGTCCATGGTTGCCAAGCGGACGTGTATAGACTGCTGGCGAGGCACTTCCACGATGAGCCGTACCGGAACCAATGAACCTGTCGAGCATCATGACAACACCAATCCGGGTCATGTCGCTCTTCGATGCGGGGACGATCCTCCAGACGAACAGGTAGCGAAAGCTGAATTCGGACAAATGGTGAGAACAGCCCTCAGTCACATATCCGAAGGCTGCCAAGAATTGCTCAAGCTTCGATTCTTCTCTGATCTCACTTATGAAGAAATGGCGGACCGCCTCGGGAAGAAGGTGAACTCGGTCAATGTGCACGTGCTCAGGTGCATAGCACACCTGAGAGGCGCTTACGTGCAGATTGAAAGCAGGAGGCAGAGGGCATGA
- a CDS encoding KTSC domain-containing protein: MPDMIYVDSSNIEAIGYDEDAQELHVQFLSGGYYVYSDVPRSIFDQIMYAPSKGSFLNREVKNIYQFRKQ, encoded by the coding sequence ATGCCTGACATGATCTATGTTGATTCGTCCAATATCGAAGCTATCGGATATGACGAGGATGCACAGGAACTGCATGTCCAATTCTTGTCGGGAGGATATTATGTTTACAGCGACGTTCCACGCTCTATATTTGACCAAATTATGTATGCGCCGTCTAAAGGCAGTTTCTTGAATAGGGAGGTGAAAAATATATATCAATTTAGAAAGCAGTGA
- a CDS encoding ATP-binding protein produces MTREWPTLIGYVESVKGGVVTIRLRDNMPTFIMIDGHSYRIGQVGAFLRIPLGYNQLYLVCTLVGAAAAPRTEEPNSSPGHRWLSATLFGESIGGVFDRGVSQYPTIEDEVHLVSPQDMRVIYGSTNEDGVITVGHIAAASGISGDLNLGGMVTKHSAVVGSTGSGKSNFIAVLLEAIATQGFPAARLLVIDPHGEYASAVGQYGRVFKIRPDTGEGELPLYVPFWALPFDELQAIALGQMQPSSETAVRDDITALKKAAAAHLKNTPLDAAITADSPIPFSLKRLWFELDDFERQTFQDKEKTKPSQKISEGNAEDLLPNQYPAPNPGNQAPFAHPRPRNIGKQLELLRSRLQDSRYSFLFQLGEGLAPNLKGEIGNDLHHLVQSWVGHEKPLTVLDVSGLPPDVLSTIVGTLIRIVYDLLYWALDLPISGRNQPLLIVLEEAHLFLPEGGDSAAHRTISRIAKEGRKYGVGLCVVTQRPGEIDSTILSQCGTMIALRLTNSADRSKVESAMPDDLGALSGMLPALRTGEGIVLGEAMPIPSRIQFFKARHRPLGDDPNVPWAWRQDRPDGSQYESALNNWRNQTDMTDKEKTNA; encoded by the coding sequence ATGACCCGTGAATGGCCCACACTGATTGGTTACGTTGAATCGGTCAAAGGTGGAGTTGTCACAATTCGTCTTCGGGACAATATGCCAACGTTCATTATGATCGATGGCCATTCGTATCGGATAGGCCAGGTTGGGGCATTTCTACGCATTCCTCTTGGTTACAATCAACTGTATCTAGTGTGTACTTTGGTTGGTGCCGCAGCAGCTCCTCGGACTGAGGAACCAAACAGTTCTCCAGGACATCGCTGGCTATCCGCAACATTATTTGGTGAGTCCATAGGAGGAGTTTTCGACAGAGGAGTCAGCCAGTACCCGACCATTGAAGATGAAGTCCATCTTGTTTCGCCTCAAGACATGCGGGTAATATATGGATCGACCAATGAAGATGGGGTGATCACTGTTGGCCATATTGCGGCTGCATCAGGAATTTCGGGAGACTTGAACTTGGGCGGAATGGTTACCAAGCACTCAGCTGTAGTTGGGTCCACTGGCTCAGGAAAATCCAATTTCATTGCTGTGCTGCTTGAGGCGATTGCAACTCAAGGTTTTCCAGCCGCACGCCTCCTTGTCATTGATCCGCATGGAGAATATGCTTCCGCCGTCGGGCAATATGGCCGTGTGTTCAAGATCAGACCAGATACAGGCGAGGGAGAGTTGCCGCTGTATGTTCCTTTCTGGGCGCTCCCTTTTGACGAACTTCAAGCAATTGCTTTAGGACAAATGCAGCCCAGTTCTGAAACGGCCGTCAGAGACGACATTACTGCACTAAAGAAAGCTGCAGCCGCTCACCTTAAGAATACTCCACTCGATGCGGCAATAACGGCTGACTCCCCGATTCCGTTCAGTCTAAAGCGGCTCTGGTTTGAGTTAGACGATTTTGAGAGGCAGACTTTTCAGGATAAAGAAAAGACAAAACCAAGTCAGAAAATTAGTGAAGGAAATGCGGAAGACCTACTGCCGAACCAATATCCAGCACCTAATCCTGGAAACCAGGCCCCTTTTGCACATCCAAGACCCAGGAATATAGGCAAGCAGCTAGAATTACTGCGGAGTCGTCTTCAGGACTCTCGATATTCGTTCCTGTTTCAACTTGGTGAAGGTCTTGCACCAAACCTGAAAGGTGAGATTGGCAACGATTTGCATCATCTCGTACAATCGTGGGTCGGACACGAAAAACCACTAACCGTCCTTGATGTTTCTGGTTTACCTCCCGATGTGCTATCTACAATCGTGGGAACCCTGATCAGGATTGTTTACGATCTGCTGTATTGGGCATTAGATCTACCGATCAGCGGACGGAACCAACCACTATTGATCGTTCTGGAAGAGGCGCATTTATTCTTACCCGAAGGGGGTGACTCGGCTGCCCACAGAACAATTTCCAGGATCGCCAAAGAAGGACGAAAATATGGAGTCGGGCTTTGTGTTGTAACGCAACGGCCCGGCGAGATTGACAGCACAATTCTGAGTCAATGCGGAACCATGATTGCTTTGAGGCTCACGAATTCTGCTGATCGCTCGAAAGTTGAGTCGGCCATGCCGGACGACTTAGGTGCCCTTTCTGGAATGTTACCAGCCCTGCGGACGGGCGAAGGCATTGTTTTGGGCGAAGCGATGCCGATTCCATCTCGAATTCAATTCTTCAAGGCTCGCCATAGGCCTCTTGGCGACGACCCTAATGTGCCGTGGGCGTGGCGACAGGATCGTCCTGATGGTTCGCAATATGAGTCCGCTCTTAACAACTGGAGAAATCAAACTGATATGACTGATAAGGAGAAAACTAATGCCTGA
- a CDS encoding SIR2 family protein, which yields MKIDAIGDGETLVGLDKASLISIERTVCAAIAKTVNPSEDMIPTDMPHDSFASWVKSINRTTPVEIFTTNYDILFERAFEAARVPVFDGFVGTHRPFFYSECLEDEELLPKSKWVRLWKIHGSVNWLLENGTGKGRIIRSSPADTGELILPSHRKYDESRKQPYIAYIDRLSRILNAEHALLITCGYSFGDEHINAVLYGALDNRPTANIIALQFQELKEKDDLVREALRRPNLSVVGPNAAVISANWGHWQLTQPVDRKTCAFMDMGFDSNAMPEDGGSPANRTDDLTGKMRLGDFNWFCRFLKAMGGAFG from the coding sequence ATGAAAATCGATGCGATTGGCGATGGCGAGACTTTGGTAGGTCTCGACAAAGCAAGTCTCATTAGCATTGAAAGAACTGTTTGTGCTGCGATAGCCAAGACGGTGAATCCTAGTGAAGATATGATCCCGACTGATATGCCTCATGACAGTTTTGCTTCTTGGGTTAAAAGTATCAATCGGACTACTCCTGTTGAAATCTTCACGACCAACTATGACATCTTGTTCGAGAGGGCCTTTGAAGCGGCGAGGGTGCCTGTATTTGATGGCTTTGTGGGAACGCACCGCCCGTTCTTCTATTCAGAGTGCCTCGAAGACGAGGAACTCTTACCGAAATCGAAATGGGTTAGATTATGGAAGATCCATGGTTCCGTTAACTGGCTACTTGAGAATGGGACTGGAAAGGGGCGCATCATCAGGAGTTCTCCCGCCGACACAGGGGAATTGATTTTACCCTCGCACCGCAAATATGACGAGTCTCGCAAGCAACCTTATATCGCATACATAGATAGGCTTTCTCGAATATTGAATGCAGAGCATGCGCTCTTGATCACGTGCGGATACAGCTTTGGGGATGAGCACATTAATGCTGTATTATATGGTGCCTTAGATAACAGGCCTACAGCGAACATCATAGCACTGCAATTTCAAGAATTGAAAGAGAAGGACGATTTGGTTCGGGAAGCCTTGCGGAGACCAAATTTGAGTGTGGTTGGACCGAATGCGGCAGTGATTTCTGCAAATTGGGGGCACTGGCAGCTTACACAACCCGTGGACAGGAAGACTTGCGCTTTCATGGATATGGGATTTGACAGCAATGCGATGCCAGAAGATGGAGGCTCTCCTGCGAATAGAACTGATGATTTGACTGGAAAAATGCGGCTGGGAGACTTCAACTGGTTTTGTCGTTTCCTAAAAGCGATGGGAGGGGCATTCGGATGA
- a CDS encoding MerR family transcriptional regulator: MKTLYSATAAARLLNINPARLQRWLNYGHFKPIYRAMLGDVEARLLTEGEIQSLKKVMDLIKGGVPVQKAFAQINSQELESTVIIDL, from the coding sequence ATGAAAACTCTTTACAGCGCAACAGCGGCTGCGAGACTGCTGAACATCAATCCCGCTAGGCTACAGCGGTGGCTGAACTACGGCCATTTCAAGCCCATATATCGGGCCATGCTCGGTGACGTGGAAGCACGGCTACTCACGGAAGGAGAGATTCAAAGCCTAAAAAAAGTGATGGATCTCATCAAAGGCGGAGTGCCTGTACAGAAGGCATTCGCTCAAATCAACTCTCAGGAACTGGAGAGCACGGTAATTATCGATTTATGA
- a CDS encoding nucleoside 2-deoxyribosyltransferase has protein sequence MRFRTKMYKVYLASPLGFSPELKSYRDEIKSRLSELGCAVLDPWEGPFRPAIEEASEVQDWSARTAAFKQIATQIGKANEEMIRCCDLVLGVLDGSEVDSGTASEIGFAAALGKKCYGLRTDFRNCGDFDGIPINLQVLYWIESSGGRLFGRIEEISLP, from the coding sequence ATGCGTTTCAGAACGAAGATGTATAAAGTCTATCTTGCATCCCCTCTCGGCTTCTCTCCAGAGCTGAAATCCTACAGGGACGAAATCAAGAGTAGGCTCAGTGAGTTGGGCTGCGCCGTTCTTGACCCGTGGGAAGGTCCATTCCGCCCCGCCATTGAAGAAGCAAGCGAAGTCCAAGATTGGTCCGCCCGCACAGCCGCCTTCAAGCAAATAGCGACGCAAATCGGCAAAGCCAACGAAGAAATGATACGATGCTGTGATCTAGTTTTGGGCGTGCTGGACGGATCAGAAGTAGACTCGGGGACAGCGAGCGAAATCGGCTTTGCCGCCGCCCTCGGCAAGAAATGTTATGGCTTGAGGACGGACTTTAGAAACTGCGGAGACTTCGATGGAATCCCCATCAACCTGCAAGTGCTCTATTGGATAGAATCGAGCGGAGGCCGGTTGTTCGGGCGGATTGAAGAAATAAGTCTACCCTGA
- a CDS encoding DUF2268 domain-containing putative Zn-dependent protease, with protein MVVGKLSLPIPAVNEVMMGILVQDLPINLEVLKRCCSITNSNRNWNAIRNLLELPEIKKLRAHVTRNRAQNMPRIGGKRLEESICDEISFLLKWKSDNLNNLYDSLGNCGQLLATRAHDRALSALKHHYSHIAASIHILVGLPPEIDGVTYEQDIFLNARSLLSLSNSEICGLLAHELIHARLAFPKPEQTLTSFIRVVLEEGLATRAQLNFPPNSEDYLRWADQMNKTNLKNYSDGLKKDIEATASAITIADLDVHLTGARPGYAVGFAIIENGIKEMDFGELIGLARNKPSYLWNKYIDSVPSYDWNETDFPGPCLI; from the coding sequence TTGGTCGTAGGCAAGTTATCTCTGCCAATTCCTGCTGTAAACGAGGTAATGATGGGAATATTAGTACAGGATCTGCCCATAAATCTTGAAGTTCTCAAGCGTTGCTGTTCGATAACTAATAGCAATCGGAACTGGAATGCGATTAGAAACTTGCTTGAGCTTCCTGAAATCAAGAAACTCAGAGCACATGTGACTCGGAACCGAGCACAGAATATGCCACGCATTGGTGGAAAAAGGCTTGAAGAATCAATTTGTGATGAGATCAGTTTTCTTTTGAAATGGAAGAGTGACAATCTAAATAATCTGTACGACTCATTGGGGAATTGTGGTCAACTCTTGGCAACTCGTGCACATGACAGGGCTCTTTCGGCCTTGAAGCATCATTACAGCCATATAGCCGCTTCGATTCATATATTGGTCGGTTTGCCACCAGAAATAGACGGGGTGACCTACGAACAGGATATTTTCTTAAATGCTCGGAGCCTGCTTAGTTTAAGTAACTCAGAGATTTGTGGATTGTTAGCTCATGAGCTAATACATGCGAGATTAGCGTTTCCCAAACCCGAGCAAACTTTAACATCCTTCATTCGAGTCGTGCTGGAGGAAGGACTGGCGACTCGGGCCCAGTTAAATTTTCCACCAAATTCTGAGGATTACTTGCGATGGGCGGACCAGATGAATAAAACCAACTTGAAGAATTATTCAGACGGCCTAAAAAAAGATATTGAAGCCACTGCTTCAGCTATTACAATTGCCGATCTTGATGTGCATTTGACTGGTGCTAGGCCCGGTTATGCCGTCGGATTTGCGATCATTGAGAACGGGATTAAAGAAATGGATTTCGGGGAGCTGATAGGACTAGCAAGAAATAAACCAAGTTATCTCTGGAATAAATACATAGATAGCGTGCCATCCTATGACTGGAACGAAACCGACTTCCCCGGTCCATGCTTAATATAA